In a genomic window of Candidatus Oleimmundimicrobium sp.:
- a CDS encoding cobalamin biosynthesis protein: protein MNEIVLQVLIAFILDMTIADPAFLPHPVRLIGFLITKAEDILRCFFKDKLEYLGGLILTVTIVAFSYFFVHLVLVSIGRVSSFLSLVLGAYFIYVSMA from the coding sequence ATGAATGAAATTGTTTTGCAGGTTTTAATCGCGTTTATTCTCGATATGACGATAGCGGATCCGGCTTTTTTGCCTCATCCCGTGAGGTTGATTGGCTTTTTAATTACCAAGGCCGAAGATATTTTGAGGTGTTTTTTTAAAGATAAATTGGAGTATTTAGGTGGATTAATTTTGACCGTTACAATCGTGGCTTTTTCCTATTTTTTCGTCCATCTTGTTTTAGTTTCTATAGGTAGAGTATCAAGTTTTTTAAGTTTGGTTTTAGGAGCATATTTTATATATGTGAGCATGGC
- a CDS encoding cobyric acid synthase: MAAKTIMVQGTASGVGKSLLVTGLCRIFSNRGYKVAPYKSQNMALNSFVTKDGGEIGRAQAVQAQAACVEPTVDMNPILLKPKKDYKTQVIVHGKPVGDMTAQEYHKKFRDEAWGAMMTSLKRVMSEYDVIVIEGAGSPAEVNLRDFDIVNMAIAKAAEAPVLLVADIDKGGALASIVGTLNLIESEERELIMGLVINKFRGDRELLEPALDFLETDTGKPVLGVIPYVRDLGIQEEDSIPVLEMGDKTAEIDIAVIRLPHISNFTDFDYLTRENGVKIRYVSLESELKNADAVIIPGSKSTVEDLMWLRANGFIEKIKELNNSGVPVIGICGGYQMLGEKLYDSEGLESKNKEIEGLGLLPTVTYFSKEKITKQVEAHFMRPLKLFPGTEGHKFDGYEIHSGRTKLLKGTPVLSLCSRAQKEDIGDGAVSSSELAFGTYIHDLFINKDIRRAFINNLRVRKKLPPLKSKAIDSVDFREKSFERWAQILSESLEIKKIFELAGI; the protein is encoded by the coding sequence ATGGCAGCTAAAACGATAATGGTTCAGGGGACAGCTTCGGGTGTCGGCAAAAGCTTGTTGGTTACCGGATTGTGCAGGATTTTTTCAAATAGAGGGTATAAAGTCGCGCCGTATAAATCACAAAATATGGCCTTAAATTCATTTGTCACTAAAGACGGGGGCGAGATTGGCCGGGCTCAAGCTGTTCAAGCTCAAGCCGCATGTGTAGAACCGACTGTGGATATGAATCCGATTCTTTTAAAACCTAAGAAGGATTATAAAACTCAAGTCATTGTCCACGGGAAACCGGTTGGTGATATGACGGCTCAGGAGTATCACAAGAAATTTAGGGATGAAGCATGGGGGGCGATGATGACTTCTCTTAAAAGAGTAATGTCAGAATATGACGTTATTGTAATCGAAGGGGCGGGAAGCCCCGCTGAGGTAAATTTGCGTGATTTTGACATAGTTAATATGGCAATAGCAAAAGCCGCTGAAGCTCCGGTTTTGCTCGTTGCCGACATTGATAAAGGTGGAGCGCTTGCCTCAATTGTAGGAACACTTAACTTAATCGAATCAGAAGAACGAGAGCTTATTATGGGGCTGGTGATTAACAAATTTAGGGGGGACAGGGAGCTTCTTGAACCTGCCTTGGATTTTTTGGAAACAGACACAGGTAAACCTGTTTTGGGAGTTATTCCCTATGTTCGCGATTTAGGAATTCAAGAGGAAGATTCGATACCCGTTTTAGAAATGGGAGACAAAACTGCCGAAATTGATATTGCTGTCATAAGGTTGCCCCATATCTCAAATTTTACCGACTTTGATTATTTGACAAGAGAGAATGGGGTAAAAATAAGGTATGTGAGCTTAGAAAGTGAGCTTAAAAATGCTGATGCGGTAATAATTCCAGGTAGCAAGAGTACCGTTGAAGATTTAATGTGGCTTCGAGCAAATGGTTTCATTGAAAAAATTAAGGAACTAAATAATTCAGGTGTTCCTGTAATTGGAATTTGCGGTGGCTATCAAATGTTAGGAGAAAAGCTATACGATTCTGAGGGTTTAGAGTCAAAGAACAAAGAGATTGAAGGTTTAGGGCTTTTGCCCACGGTTACTTATTTCTCAAAGGAAAAAATTACGAAGCAAGTAGAGGCACATTTTATGCGACCACTGAAACTTTTTCCGGGGACAGAAGGACATAAATTTGATGGTTATGAAATTCACTCCGGAAGGACGAAGCTTTTAAAGGGGACACCCGTTTTATCGCTTTGCAGTAGAGCGCAAAAGGAGGATATCGGTGATGGAGCAGTGAGCTCAAGCGAACTGGCTTTTGGCACTTATATCCATGATTTATTTATCAACAAAGACATAAGAAGAGCGTTTATTAATAATCTTCGAGTAAGAAAAAAGCTACCTCCTTTGAAAAGTAAAGCTATTGATAGTGTTGACTTTCGAGAGAAGAGCTTTGAGCGTTGGGCTCAAATTTTAAGCGAGAGCCTGGAAATTAAAAAGATATTTGAATTGGCGGGGATTTAA
- a CDS encoding IS110 family transposase — translation MNDYNIFLGVDSHKKYCFVNVQDKEGNIVEEKVVKTEREALKEYFSQFKEDAIATVESTYNWMFTYDILKDYVGEVKLANPKQTKAISSAKVKTDKVDAKTLACLLRADLIPEIYVSTKKERDRKDILRHRFTLVKIRTSLKNKISAFMARYGFEVPLSDAFGVSGTRYVKNLDWKEPAKTIVFKYLEMIESLNREIKQLDKVIAETVKETNQMRLLQTIPGIGKITSYLIATEIGTIERFPSHKNLASYSGLVPGISSSAGKTCYKRSKDRNKYLQWALVEAAIPAVRKSPILLAKYTRIKGRKGSSKAKMAIARRLAEAVFKILTYSQEYKEGVTIQKARSQKTSSLSLA, via the coding sequence ATGAACGATTATAACATTTTTTTAGGAGTTGATTCTCACAAGAAGTACTGCTTTGTTAATGTTCAAGATAAGGAAGGAAACATAGTGGAAGAGAAAGTAGTAAAAACAGAACGGGAAGCTCTCAAAGAGTACTTCTCACAATTCAAAGAAGATGCCATAGCAACAGTAGAATCCACCTACAACTGGATGTTTACCTATGATATCTTAAAAGACTATGTGGGAGAAGTGAAACTGGCCAATCCTAAGCAAACCAAAGCTATCTCTTCTGCTAAAGTAAAAACAGACAAAGTAGACGCAAAAACGTTAGCTTGTTTACTTAGAGCCGATCTTATTCCTGAAATCTACGTTTCTACCAAGAAAGAAAGAGATAGGAAAGATATCTTAAGGCACAGGTTTACTCTGGTTAAGATAAGAACCTCTCTTAAGAACAAAATCTCAGCTTTTATGGCCAGATATGGTTTTGAGGTGCCTCTAAGCGATGCCTTTGGCGTATCCGGGACCAGATATGTAAAGAACCTAGACTGGAAAGAACCAGCCAAAACAATTGTCTTTAAATACTTAGAGATGATTGAAAGCTTAAATCGAGAGATAAAACAATTAGATAAGGTTATTGCCGAAACAGTTAAAGAAACCAACCAAATGAGATTACTTCAAACCATCCCGGGAATTGGGAAAATAACCTCATACCTTATTGCAACAGAAATTGGGACTATAGAAAGGTTTCCTTCACATAAAAATCTTGCCTCCTACTCAGGGCTGGTTCCAGGAATAAGTTCAAGTGCAGGGAAAACTTGTTACAAGAGGTCAAAAGATAGGAATAAGTATCTTCAGTGGGCACTGGTTGAAGCAGCAATTCCTGCCGTAAGAAAATCACCTATTCTTCTTGCCAAATATACTAGGATAAAGGGAAGGAAAGGTTCATCCAAGGCTAAAATGGCCATAGCCAGAAGACTAGCTGAGGCAGTCTTCAAAATACTAACCTATAGCCAAGAATACAAGGAAGGTGTAACTATACAGAAAGCGCGCTCACAGAAGACAAGCTCCCTTTCGCTCGCATAG